Proteins encoded within one genomic window of Bradyrhizobium sp. AZCC 1719:
- a CDS encoding tetratricopeptide repeat protein, producing MERRLAAIVCADVAGYSRMMGADEAGTHATFKAHRSAIYPIILNHGGRLVKNTGDGFLLEFPSIVGAIEAAVAMQMVMAERNEHLPADRAMQFRMGIHMGDVMADEDEVFGDDVNIAVRLESVAAPGGVAVSGKACHEAGKRLSVTFVDAGPYRFKNIEEPIHVWTWQPGGVDSPARKAASEISATNLPAQYRTAIVGVLPFTNLSESADEYFSDGLTEDLIHALSLQSFYRVLSRNSTFSFKGKNVSTRLIAREIDATYLIQGSVRRAANKIRVTADLIAPETGEQLWTGRFDRDMGDLFAMQDELTTSLSAAIAAEIYRAEASAPPRSSSNDISAWDRFLKGLSYYYLHTKADYETSISLFKEAIALDPTLSIARAYLATIQIQGIQFGWIKSTRELWDSAMCLAESSVRLDPRSSFAFQILAYLHAVEGHYEASMDAAKRAVGLNPYDMGARGVLGFCHLMSGEHRQAIELFTMAAQQGNNDPRYQWAAVNAFSHYLLGQYDASLSWAREELYVNPNHLQALAIRAAALAQLGRTAEAKSAAEVLLSNYPNLTVDRYLRNFHWKSAADIAHYRDGLVKAGIPFSRLTVVDSAPKLAADS from the coding sequence ATGGAAAGACGCTTGGCAGCCATCGTCTGCGCTGACGTCGCCGGCTACTCCCGAATGATGGGAGCCGACGAGGCGGGGACGCACGCCACGTTCAAGGCCCATCGAAGCGCGATCTATCCGATCATCCTCAATCATGGCGGCCGGCTGGTGAAGAACACCGGCGACGGCTTCCTCCTGGAGTTTCCCTCTATCGTCGGCGCCATCGAGGCCGCGGTCGCGATGCAGATGGTGATGGCGGAACGCAACGAACACCTGCCCGCCGATCGCGCCATGCAGTTTCGCATGGGCATCCACATGGGCGACGTGATGGCCGATGAGGACGAGGTGTTCGGCGACGACGTCAATATTGCCGTCCGCCTCGAATCGGTCGCCGCGCCCGGCGGCGTGGCGGTTTCGGGCAAGGCCTGTCATGAAGCGGGCAAGCGCCTCAGCGTCACATTCGTCGACGCCGGTCCCTACCGGTTCAAGAACATCGAGGAGCCGATCCATGTCTGGACCTGGCAACCCGGCGGTGTCGACAGCCCGGCCCGTAAAGCCGCGTCCGAGATATCGGCTACCAACCTGCCTGCCCAATATCGCACCGCGATCGTGGGCGTGCTGCCGTTCACGAATTTGAGCGAAAGCGCGGACGAGTATTTTTCCGACGGGCTGACCGAGGACTTGATCCATGCGCTATCACTGCAATCGTTCTATCGGGTGCTGAGCCGCAACTCGACGTTCTCGTTCAAGGGCAAGAACGTGAGCACGCGCCTGATCGCGCGCGAGATCGACGCCACCTACCTGATCCAGGGCTCGGTGCGCCGCGCCGCCAACAAGATCCGCGTCACCGCCGACTTGATCGCGCCCGAAACCGGCGAGCAATTATGGACCGGCCGGTTCGACCGCGACATGGGCGACCTGTTCGCGATGCAGGACGAACTCACCACCAGCCTGTCGGCGGCGATCGCGGCCGAAATCTACCGGGCGGAAGCCTCCGCCCCGCCCCGTTCCTCGTCGAACGACATCAGCGCCTGGGATCGCTTCCTCAAGGGGCTGTCCTACTACTACCTGCACACCAAGGCGGACTACGAAACCTCGATCAGCCTGTTCAAGGAAGCCATCGCGCTCGATCCGACGCTGTCGATCGCACGCGCCTATCTCGCCACCATCCAGATCCAGGGCATTCAGTTCGGATGGATCAAGAGCACGCGCGAATTGTGGGACTCCGCGATGTGTCTCGCGGAGAGCAGCGTCCGGCTCGATCCCCGCTCGTCTTTCGCGTTTCAGATTCTGGCTTATCTGCACGCGGTGGAAGGACACTACGAGGCGTCAATGGATGCCGCAAAACGCGCAGTCGGGCTCAATCCCTACGACATGGGCGCCCGCGGCGTGCTCGGCTTTTGTCATCTGATGAGCGGCGAACACCGGCAAGCCATCGAACTGTTTACGATGGCAGCGCAGCAAGGCAACAACGACCCTCGATATCAGTGGGCCGCCGTGAACGCGTTCAGCCATTACCTGCTCGGGCAATATGACGCTTCGCTGTCCTGGGCGCGCGAAGAGCTTTACGTCAATCCCAATCATCTCCAGGCGCTGGCGATACGGGCGGCAGCGCTCGCGCAATTGGGACGAACCGCGGAAGCCAAGAGCGCAGCCGAGGTCCTCCTGAGCAACTATCCAAACCTGACCGTCGACCGGTACTTGCGGAACTTTCATTGGAAATCGGCGGCCGACATCGCCCATTATCGCGACGGCCTCGTGAAGGCCGGTATCCCCTTCAGCAGATTGACCGTCGTCGACTCCGCTCCGAAGCTTGCCGCGGATTCTTGA
- a CDS encoding alpha/beta hydrolase, translated as MTLVSIPANPVPEDVVSGTIKTPDGAELRFARWAPPAGRKGTVCVFTGRSEQIEKYFETVRDLRDRGFAVAMIDWRGQGHSSRRLRDPRKGYVRDFSDFEVDVETFVQQVVLPDCPPPYFALAHSMGGAVMLRVAHAGKRWFDRMVLSAPMIDLPGRTTSFPSRALLRIMRLMGQGGRYVPGGSDALTGTESFINNPFTSDPVRYARNAAILEEDPTLGIGSPTVAWADTAFRAMNTFRGMNYPSEIRQPILMLAASNDTIVSTAAIEEFAYHLRAGSHLVIAGSKHEILQEQDRYRSQFWAAFDAFVPGTPLFK; from the coding sequence ATGACGCTCGTCTCGATCCCTGCCAATCCGGTTCCGGAGGACGTCGTCTCGGGCACTATCAAGACGCCCGACGGCGCGGAACTGAGGTTTGCACGCTGGGCGCCGCCGGCGGGCCGCAAGGGCACGGTCTGCGTCTTCACCGGGCGCAGCGAGCAGATCGAAAAATATTTCGAGACGGTGCGGGACTTGCGCGATCGCGGTTTTGCGGTGGCGATGATCGATTGGCGCGGCCAGGGGCATTCCTCGCGCCGCCTGCGCGATCCGCGCAAAGGCTATGTCCGCGACTTCTCCGATTTCGAAGTGGACGTCGAGACCTTCGTGCAGCAGGTCGTGCTGCCGGATTGTCCGCCGCCCTATTTCGCGCTGGCGCATTCGATGGGCGGCGCGGTCATGCTGCGGGTGGCGCATGCGGGAAAGCGCTGGTTCGACCGCATGGTGCTGTCGGCGCCGATGATCGACCTGCCGGGGCGCACGACATCGTTTCCGAGCCGGGCGCTGCTTCGGATCATGCGGCTGATGGGGCAGGGCGGCCGCTACGTGCCCGGTGGCAGCGATGCGCTGACCGGAACGGAATCTTTCATCAACAACCCCTTCACCAGCGATCCCGTGCGCTACGCCCGCAACGCCGCGATCCTGGAAGAAGACCCGACTCTGGGCATCGGCTCGCCGACGGTGGCCTGGGCCGATACCGCGTTCCGGGCGATGAATACCTTTCGCGGCATGAACTACCCGTCCGAAATCCGCCAGCCGATCCTGATGCTGGCCGCCAGCAACGACACCATCGTCTCAACGGCGGCGATCGAGGAATTCGCCTATCACTTACGCGCCGGCTCGCATTTGGTGATCGCAGGCTCCAAGCACGAGATCCTGCAGGAGCAGGACCGCTACCGCTCGCAATTCTGGGCGGCGTTCGATGCGTTCGTGCCGGGCACGCCGTTGTTCAAGTGA
- a CDS encoding Hsp20 family protein, translated as MRTYDLTPFYRSTVGFDRFFNLLDQVTSDGSPGYPPYNIERTGENAYRISVAVSGFSQGELSIVAKENTLTIKGEKTANENGKDKSEVLYRGIAARAFERVFQLADFVQVKNASLENGLLHVDLVREIPEAKKPRSIPINSGAQAPQVVDASVAA; from the coding sequence ATGCGTACCTACGATCTTACCCCATTTTATCGTTCCACCGTCGGCTTCGACCGCTTCTTCAACCTGCTCGACCAGGTGACCTCCGACGGCAGCCCCGGTTATCCGCCCTACAACATCGAGCGCACCGGTGAGAACGCCTACCGCATCAGCGTTGCGGTTTCCGGCTTCTCGCAGGGCGAGCTTTCGATCGTCGCGAAGGAAAACACGCTGACGATCAAGGGCGAGAAAACCGCCAACGAGAACGGCAAGGACAAATCCGAAGTGCTCTACCGCGGCATCGCCGCACGCGCCTTCGAGCGCGTCTTCCAGCTTGCCGATTTCGTGCAGGTGAAGAACGCCTCGCTGGAGAACGGCCTGCTCCACGTCGATCTCGTCCGCGAGATCCCCGAGGCCAAGAAGCCGCGCAGCATTCCGATCAATTCGGGCGCGCAGGCCCCGCAGGTGGTCGACGCTTCGGTCGCCGCGTAA
- the gltB gene encoding glutamate synthase large subunit has translation MSGSEFERENIVTETLSATAASKPADIAREHDWRPPAEGLYDLGMEKDSCGVGFIANIKGRKSHQIVSDAISILCNLEHRGAVGADPRAGDGAGILVQIPHAFFSRKTAELGFKLPEPGHYAIGALFMPKETAWRKVIQSIIAEQIKEEGLVLLGWRDVPSDNASLGETVKPTEPYHMQVFIGRNGTAKTEDEFERRLYILRKSISQAIYQRRDRGLAGYYPVSLSCRTVIYKGMFLADQLGKYYPDLHEEDFESALALVHQRFSTNTFPTWSLAHPYRMIAHNGEINTLRGNVNWMAARQASVHSELYGKDISRLWPISYEGQSDTACFDNALEFLVQGGYSLPHAVMMMIPEAWAGNPLMDEQRRAFYEYHAALMEPWDGPAAIAFTDGRQIGATLDRNGLRPARYLVTKDDRIVMASEMGVLKIPEDQIVTKWRLQPGKMLLVDLEQGRLIPDGEIKATLAKSHPYSDWLHRTQLVLEELPDAPVKGMRSNLPLLDRQQAFGYSQEDINILMTPMAATGEEAAGSMGNDTPISALSDRPKPLFTYFKQNFAQVTNPPIDPIREELVMSLVSIIGPRPNLFDLQGMASTKRLEVRQPILTDADLEKIRSISDVADTHFKSRTLDTTFHAGFGAAGMEQVLDELCARAEGAVREGVNIIILSDRMAGTDRIPIPSLLACAAVHHHLIRTGLRTSVGIVVESGEPREVHHFACLAGYGAEAINPYLAFETIIAMKDRLPGALDDYEIVKRYIKSIGKGLLKVMSKMGISTYQSYCGAQIFDAVGLKADFVAKYFAGTHTRIEGVGLAEIAEETARRHTDAFGDAQVYKTALDVGGEYAYRTRGEDHAWTAESVSALQHAVRGNSQERYRAFAKILNEQSERLLTLRGLFRIKTAEDEKRKPVKLDQVEPASEIVKRFATGAMSFGSISREAHTTLAIAMNRIGGKSNTGEGGEEADRFKPMPNGDSMRSAIKQVASGRFGVTTEYLVNSDMMQIKMAQGAKPGEGGQLPGHKVDATIARVRHSTPGVGLISPPPHHDIYSIEDLAQLIYDLKNVNPDGQVSVKLVSEIGVGTVAAGVAKARADHVTIAGFEGGTGASPLTSIKHAGSPWEIGLAETHQTLVRERLRSRIVVQVDGGFRTGRDVVIGALLGADEFGFATAPLIAAGCIMMRKCHLNTCPVGVATQDPVLRKRFTGQPEHVINYFFFVAEEVREIMAQLGYKKFDEMVGQTQMLDQSTLVAHWKAKGLDFSKLFVRQKEEKGQKIYHAEAQNHHLEKVLDRRLIEKAQAALDRGAPVKIEEEINNTDRSAGAMLSGAVAKIYGHAGLPHDTIHVSLKGTAGQAFGAWLAKGVTFDLEGEGNDYVGKGLSGGRIVVRPPRNSGIVPEESIIVGNTVMYGAIEGECYFRGIAGERFAVRNSGAIAVVEGAGDHCCEYMTGGIVVVLGKTGRNFAAGMSGGIAYVLDEAGDFAKLCNMAMVELEPVLSEEMINQNTYHHSGDLEAHGRVDVFQNLLDSDIERLHVLITRHAKLAGSKKAAEILANWKVWLPKFRKVMPVEYRRALKELRVNADAEPKIAIGA, from the coding sequence ATGAGCGGGTCGGAATTCGAGCGCGAAAACATCGTGACAGAAACCCTGTCGGCGACCGCGGCTTCGAAACCGGCCGACATTGCGCGCGAGCATGACTGGCGCCCGCCGGCTGAGGGCCTGTACGACCTCGGCATGGAGAAGGATTCCTGCGGCGTCGGCTTCATCGCCAACATCAAGGGCCGCAAGTCGCATCAGATCGTCTCCGACGCGATCAGCATTCTCTGCAACCTCGAACATCGCGGCGCGGTCGGCGCCGATCCGCGCGCCGGCGACGGTGCGGGCATTCTGGTGCAGATCCCGCACGCGTTCTTTTCGCGCAAGACTGCCGAGCTCGGCTTCAAGCTGCCGGAGCCTGGCCACTACGCGATCGGCGCGCTGTTCATGCCGAAGGAGACGGCGTGGCGAAAGGTGATCCAGAGCATCATCGCCGAACAGATCAAGGAAGAGGGCCTCGTGCTGCTCGGCTGGCGCGATGTGCCGTCCGACAACGCTTCGCTCGGCGAAACCGTCAAGCCGACCGAACCCTACCACATGCAGGTCTTCATCGGCCGCAACGGCACGGCGAAGACCGAGGACGAGTTCGAGCGCAGGCTCTACATCCTGCGCAAGTCGATCTCGCAGGCGATCTACCAGCGCCGCGACCGCGGGCTCGCCGGCTATTACCCGGTCTCGCTGTCGTGCCGCACGGTGATCTATAAGGGCATGTTCCTCGCCGACCAGCTCGGCAAGTACTATCCCGACCTGCATGAAGAGGATTTCGAGAGCGCGCTGGCGCTGGTGCATCAGCGCTTCTCGACCAACACCTTCCCGACCTGGTCGCTGGCTCATCCGTACCGGATGATCGCCCATAACGGCGAAATCAACACGCTGCGCGGCAACGTCAACTGGATGGCGGCGCGGCAGGCTTCCGTTCACTCGGAGCTCTACGGCAAGGACATCAGCCGCCTCTGGCCGATCAGCTACGAAGGCCAGAGCGACACCGCCTGCTTCGACAACGCACTCGAATTCCTGGTGCAGGGCGGCTACTCGCTGCCGCACGCCGTCATGATGATGATTCCGGAAGCGTGGGCCGGCAATCCGCTGATGGATGAGCAGCGCCGCGCCTTCTATGAATATCACGCAGCCCTGATGGAGCCGTGGGACGGCCCTGCCGCGATCGCGTTCACCGACGGCCGCCAGATCGGCGCCACGCTCGACCGCAACGGGCTCCGTCCCGCGCGCTATCTTGTCACCAAGGACGACCGCATCGTGATGGCGTCCGAAATGGGCGTGCTCAAGATCCCGGAGGATCAGATCGTCACCAAGTGGCGGCTGCAGCCCGGCAAGATGCTTTTGGTCGACCTCGAACAGGGGCGCCTCATTCCCGACGGCGAGATCAAGGCGACGCTGGCCAAGAGCCACCCCTACAGCGACTGGCTGCATCGCACCCAGCTCGTGCTGGAGGAATTGCCCGATGCGCCCGTCAAGGGCATGCGTTCGAACCTGCCGCTGCTCGACCGTCAGCAGGCGTTCGGCTATTCGCAGGAAGACATCAACATCCTGATGACGCCGATGGCGGCCACCGGCGAGGAAGCCGCCGGCTCGATGGGCAACGATACGCCGATCTCGGCGCTGTCGGACCGGCCGAAGCCGTTGTTCACGTATTTCAAACAGAATTTCGCGCAGGTCACCAACCCGCCGATCGACCCGATCCGCGAGGAACTCGTCATGAGCCTCGTCTCGATCATCGGGCCGCGGCCGAACCTGTTCGACCTGCAGGGCATGGCCTCGACCAAGCGGCTCGAGGTGCGCCAGCCGATCCTGACCGATGCGGACCTGGAAAAGATCCGCTCGATCTCCGATGTCGCTGATACCCATTTCAAGTCGCGCACGCTCGACACCACCTTCCATGCCGGCTTCGGCGCGGCGGGGATGGAGCAAGTGCTCGACGAACTCTGCGCGCGCGCCGAAGGCGCGGTGCGCGAGGGCGTCAACATCATCATCCTGTCCGACCGCATGGCGGGCACCGACCGGATTCCGATCCCCTCGCTACTCGCCTGCGCCGCCGTGCATCATCATCTGATCCGCACCGGCTTGCGCACCTCGGTCGGCATCGTCGTCGAATCCGGCGAGCCGCGCGAGGTGCATCATTTCGCATGCCTGGCCGGATACGGCGCCGAGGCGATCAATCCGTATCTGGCGTTCGAGACCATCATCGCGATGAAGGACCGCCTGCCGGGCGCGCTCGACGACTACGAGATCGTCAAGCGCTACATCAAGTCGATCGGCAAGGGCCTGCTGAAGGTGATGTCCAAGATGGGCATCTCGACCTACCAGTCCTATTGCGGCGCGCAGATTTTTGACGCCGTCGGGCTGAAGGCCGATTTCGTCGCGAAGTATTTTGCCGGCACCCATACTCGCATCGAGGGCGTGGGCTTGGCCGAAATCGCCGAGGAAACCGCGCGCCGTCATACGGACGCGTTCGGCGACGCGCAGGTTTACAAGACCGCGCTCGATGTCGGCGGCGAATATGCCTACCGCACCCGCGGCGAGGACCACGCCTGGACGGCCGAGTCCGTCTCAGCGCTGCAGCATGCCGTGCGCGGCAACTCGCAGGAGCGCTATCGCGCATTCGCGAAGATCCTCAACGAGCAGTCGGAGCGGCTGTTGACGCTGCGCGGCCTGTTCCGGATCAAGACCGCCGAGGACGAGAAGCGCAAGCCGGTGAAGCTCGACCAGGTCGAGCCTGCCTCCGAAATCGTGAAGCGTTTCGCCACGGGCGCGATGAGCTTCGGCTCGATCTCGCGCGAGGCGCACACCACGCTGGCGATCGCCATGAACCGGATCGGCGGCAAGTCGAACACCGGCGAAGGCGGCGAGGAGGCCGATCGCTTCAAGCCGATGCCGAACGGCGATTCAATGCGCTCGGCGATCAAGCAGGTCGCGTCGGGCCGTTTCGGCGTGACGACGGAATATCTCGTCAACTCCGACATGATGCAGATCAAGATGGCCCAGGGCGCCAAGCCCGGTGAAGGCGGCCAGTTGCCCGGCCACAAGGTCGACGCGACGATTGCGCGCGTGCGCCATTCGACCCCCGGCGTCGGCCTGATCTCGCCGCCGCCGCATCACGACATCTATTCGATCGAGGATCTGGCGCAGCTCATCTACGACCTCAAGAACGTCAATCCGGACGGTCAGGTCTCGGTCAAGCTGGTTTCCGAAATCGGCGTCGGCACGGTGGCCGCGGGCGTTGCCAAGGCGCGCGCCGACCATGTCACCATTGCGGGCTTCGAAGGCGGCACCGGCGCCTCGCCGCTCACCTCGATCAAGCACGCCGGCAGCCCGTGGGAAATCGGGCTTGCCGAAACCCATCAGACGCTGGTGCGCGAGCGGCTGCGCAGCCGCATCGTGGTCCAGGTCGACGGCGGCTTCCGCACCGGGCGCGACGTCGTGATCGGCGCGCTTCTCGGCGCCGACGAGTTCGGTTTCGCCACTGCGCCCCTGATTGCGGCCGGCTGCATCATGATGCGCAAGTGCCATCTCAACACCTGCCCGGTCGGGGTCGCGACCCAGGATCCGGTGCTGCGCAAGCGCTTCACCGGCCAGCCCGAGCACGTCATCAACTATTTCTTCTTCGTCGCCGAGGAAGTGCGCGAGATCATGGCGCAGCTCGGCTACAAGAAGTTCGATGAAATGGTCGGCCAGACCCAGATGCTCGACCAGTCCACGCTGGTGGCGCACTGGAAGGCCAAGGGACTCGACTTCTCAAAGCTCTTCGTCCGCCAGAAGGAAGAGAAGGGCCAGAAGATCTATCACGCCGAAGCCCAGAACCATCATCTGGAGAAGGTGCTCGACCGCCGCCTGATCGAGAAGGCGCAGGCCGCGCTCGACCGCGGCGCGCCGGTGAAAATCGAGGAAGAGATCAACAACACCGACCGCTCGGCCGGCGCGATGCTGTCCGGAGCAGTGGCGAAGATCTACGGCCATGCCGGGCTGCCGCATGACACCATTCATGTCAGCCTGAAGGGCACGGCAGGCCAGGCGTTCGGCGCGTGGCTGGCCAAGGGCGTCACCTTCGATCTCGAAGGCGAAGGAAACGACTATGTCGGCAAGGGCCTGTCGGGCGGCCGCATCGTCGTCAGGCCGCCGCGGAATTCCGGCATCGTGCCGGAAGAATCCATCATCGTCGGCAATACGGTGATGTACGGCGCGATCGAGGGCGAATGCTACTTCCGCGGCATCGCCGGCGAACGCTTTGCGGTGCGCAACTCCGGCGCTATCGCGGTCGTCGAAGGCGCCGGCGATCATTGCTGCGAATACATGACCGGCGGCATCGTCGTGGTGCTGGGCAAGACTGGCCGCAACTTCGCGGCCGGCATGTCCGGCGGCATCGCCTATGTGCTCGACGAGGCCGGCGACTTCGCAAAACTCTGCAACATGGCGATGGTTGAACTGGAGCCGGTGCTCTCGGAAGAGATGATCAACCAGAACACCTACCACCATTCCGGCGATCTCGAAGCGCATGGCCGGGTCGACGTGTTCCAGAACCTGCTCGACTCCGACATCGAGCGGCTGCACGTGCTGATCACGCGCCACGCCAAACTGGCTGGCTCGAAGAAGGCCGCCGAGATCCTCGCGAACTGGAAAGTCTGGCTGCCTAAATTCCGCAAGGTGATGCCGGTGGAATACCGCCGCGCGCTGAAGGAATTGAGGGTGAACGCCGACGCCGAGCCGAAAATCGCGATCGGTGCTTAA
- a CDS encoding glutamate synthase subunit beta, translating into MGKITGFLEIDRNERKYTPVAERLKHYREFVIPLSEKDTRDQAARCMNCGIPYCHGTGSVAPGTPGCPVNNQIPDFNDLVYQGNWEEASRNLHSTNNFPEFTGRICPAPCEASCTLNIDDNPVTIKTIECAIVDRAWDSGWLKPEVAPAKTGKKVAIVGSGPAGLAAAQQLARAGHDVHVYEKFAKAGGLLRYGIPDFKMEKHIIDRRVAQMEAEGVTFHYGVHVGGTSQGAIDPRELLNQYDAVALTGGAEAGRDLPIPGRDLDGIHFAMDFLPQQNRRVSSEPLGDAKDILAGGKHVVVIGGGDTGSDCIGTSFRQGAKSVTQLEIMAAPPEHENKGVTWPNWPLKMRTSSSQAEGASREFAVLTQKFSGVDGKVQKLHCVKVDDKFKPIAGTEFELEAQLVLLAMGFVHPVHEGMLKTLGVDLDQRGNVRANMADYKTSLPNLFSAGDMRRGQSLVVWAIREGRLCARAIDQYLMGTTTLPR; encoded by the coding sequence ATGGGCAAGATCACAGGTTTCCTCGAGATCGACCGGAACGAACGCAAGTACACGCCGGTCGCCGAGCGGTTGAAGCATTATCGCGAATTCGTCATTCCCCTGAGCGAGAAGGACACCCGCGACCAGGCTGCGCGCTGCATGAATTGCGGCATCCCCTATTGCCATGGCACCGGCTCGGTAGCGCCGGGCACGCCGGGCTGCCCGGTCAATAACCAGATCCCCGATTTCAACGACCTCGTCTACCAGGGCAACTGGGAAGAGGCCTCGCGCAACCTGCACTCGACCAACAATTTCCCGGAGTTCACCGGCCGCATCTGCCCGGCGCCGTGCGAGGCGTCCTGCACGCTCAACATCGACGACAACCCGGTCACCATCAAGACGATCGAATGCGCGATCGTCGACCGCGCCTGGGACAGTGGCTGGCTGAAGCCGGAAGTCGCACCCGCCAAGACCGGCAAGAAGGTCGCGATCGTCGGCTCCGGCCCTGCAGGCCTTGCGGCCGCGCAGCAGCTCGCGCGCGCCGGCCATGACGTCCATGTCTACGAGAAGTTCGCCAAGGCGGGCGGATTGCTTCGCTACGGCATTCCCGACTTCAAGATGGAAAAGCACATCATCGACCGCCGCGTGGCGCAGATGGAGGCCGAGGGCGTGACGTTCCATTACGGCGTCCATGTCGGCGGCACATCACAAGGTGCGATCGATCCGCGCGAGCTGCTCAACCAGTATGACGCGGTAGCCTTGACCGGCGGCGCCGAAGCCGGCCGCGATCTGCCGATCCCCGGCCGTGATCTCGACGGCATCCATTTTGCGATGGACTTCCTGCCGCAGCAGAACCGCCGCGTTTCCTCCGAGCCGCTCGGCGACGCGAAGGACATTCTCGCCGGCGGCAAGCATGTCGTCGTGATCGGCGGTGGCGACACCGGCTCCGACTGCATCGGAACTTCGTTCCGGCAGGGTGCGAAGTCCGTGACTCAACTCGAGATCATGGCGGCGCCGCCCGAGCACGAGAACAAGGGCGTGACGTGGCCGAACTGGCCGTTGAAGATGCGGACCTCGTCGAGCCAGGCCGAGGGCGCAAGCCGCGAATTCGCGGTGCTGACGCAAAAATTCTCGGGTGTCGACGGCAAGGTGCAAAAGCTGCACTGCGTGAAGGTCGACGACAAGTTCAAGCCGATTGCGGGCACCGAATTCGAGCTCGAAGCGCAGCTCGTGCTGCTCGCCATGGGCTTCGTGCATCCGGTTCACGAAGGCATGCTGAAGACGCTCGGCGTCGACCTCGACCAGCGCGGCAACGTCCGCGCCAACATGGCCGACTACAAGACGTCGCTGCCGAACCTCTTCTCCGCCGGCGACATGCGCCGCGGGCAGTCGCTGGTGGTGTGGGCAATCCGCGAAGGGCGCCTGTGCGCCCGGGCGATCGATCAGTATCTGATGGGGACGACGACGCTGCCGCGGTAG